The DNA window CCAATTGATATTTGATTACTagcctataaatattttaatgtaaagttaattcaaactttaatttatATCCTGCACTATGACACGATCACTTTAAGTTAAACTGATGTTTAAGTTGCTTTAGAAACATTGCAGTTCATCGTTAATCCATGAGTAAAGctatttatttcatataaagTTGTATcacctatatatataggggtggtaatgggcccaactattttgcctataaaatttaagggccgGGTTCAAAAcggattgaaaataaaattgtatagagttttgagctaaaatttttttaagaattaaatagggttgtgaaagaaccccACGGGCCTTGGCCTATTCCCACCCCTACCTATATATAGTGATAGGTAAATGGGTGAACCTGTGGATACACGGCGCTTGCGGGTAATGGGTATGGGCAATATTTCAAACCCGTGCCCGCCATGCCCGATTGCCATCCCTACTTCAGGCCTTCATAATTATGAATGTCCATGTATTGCTTATGTTTTGTTTTCGTTTTGATTTATGGTATGTAGCCTGCTATAGTATTGACATTGTCTTCTGTTGGACAGTATGAATGAAGTCATCGACAAGTATAATACGCATTCTAATAATCTGGGGAAAGCAGAGCAGCCTTCGCTCGACTTGAATGTATGTGCTATTCTCCTCCTACTATGATAATAGTATATACTGTtcttcatatatatgtcatcCCAATGGTCACTAACTTGCATAGCCAATATTAGATCATGCCATCAAGGTTCAAAATGGGTCATTTTATGTACATCGCCTAGGTTAGCACAAAGAATAATTTTGATAATCAGGTTTTTGTATCTGGTAacattgtaatattttttgtgtaccctcaaatagaaaatattacaaaaatactAAGAAAACAATAGCATATTCGAGATCCATTCAGAGTTCTCAGTATGCTGATTATATTGGATCCACATACACATGTTCAAATGATGTCCACTTTGTTGGTCGTATGCCAACATTTGTAAATTgtttgcttgatttttttcgtcgctgtatttttttatattaatacttGTAGAAACAATTTAAATGTTTCACTCCCTCTCATATTTTTGTGATACACTCACCATTAAACAATAAACGATATAATTCTCTACTTCTTTAGTGgatcttagaaaaaaaaattcctctaTAGCGTAAAACTAATTTCAGTTACAGATCATGAGCTCAAATTTAATCAGTAGGTTTAGTAGAAATGTAGTAATGTGCTCAGACATGTAATACAAACGGTGCCTTAAAGTTATGTAGATATATTGAGAGCTCCAGCTCTTGCCATACGTTATATAGATCTTATAAATGCCACTGACCATCAGGCTGTGCAGAATGCaacctatatattttttgatagttAATACTAATAGttctatcttttcttttcagttaGAACATAGCAAGTACGCAAATTTGAATGAGCAACTTGCAGAAGCTAGTCTTCGTCTTAGGTCAGTTCTGTGCTTCTATCCCTTCTTTAAAAAAGATGTTATACTTGAGGGATTTgcttcaatatatatatagttgatgATATATGATCAAATTATAGACAAATGAGAGGTGAGGAGCTTGATGGATTGAGTATTGATGAACTCCAGCAGTTGGAAAAAAACCTGGAAGCTGGTCTGCACAGGGTGATGCTGACAAAGGTTTGGTGATTTTATACATGCATGGCATGCTTTTGATTCCCCTAaatgtgtaattttttatttccataTGGTTTTACAGGATCAACAATTCATGGCACAAATCAGTGAACTCCAGCGGAAGGTATCACTTGTTTTTCTAGACTAAATTCACCTGAATCACTGATAGTTTGGCAACAATTTGATTTTTCCAACAAAAGTAGAACCTTTAAAGAAGTAAATGTTACATACAGGTATTCATTGCTGGCCTatatgcagtttttttttctttgcaatagATCACTGTGTAAAATGTTAACTTATAATTCTTTCCAATACAGAGAGAAATAACTTGTAATTTACTGTTGCGTCTTGCAAGACAAATGCTGCCATcttctgcctttttttttcaagatggCAGATACAAAGTTCAAGCAAATTTACTAATGATCACCACACGCTGAACCCATTCCCCATGGATTAGTGGGAATTTCGAGCTGAATTCCCAGCCCATCCCTGGGAGAGGCTGTGGCTTTGTTCCATGCCAAACGATGAAGtccttagtgatttaaaacaATTTCTTGTTGTTCCTGTTATTTCAAATTTACCAACTGTACTGGTGGTTAAGTTCCATCCCTTTCCTTGATAGAAACTTGTGGATTTTGACTATCTAGAGTATCAAATTAGAGGCTAaccatttaagaaataattaatttaaatggaTATTTTGGTTTAGTTGATCTCTGTCATGCGCCAATTACCGATTTACATACAACACTCCTTTCAGATTTACTATCTCAAAGGAAAATTTACACCTTACTAACGTTCAAGTATTGTAGAGGTTTCATGCTGCTGTTGGAAGCTGGTCAAACACCATTCTTTGGGAAAAACTGCAGCCTAAAAGATAGAAAACAAAGAATCTACAATAGATTCTGCCGCACGCAATGTTCTTGTTCCTGCTTGTTTATTCAAATCCTTGCCAATTGAAATAAGAGGAAAGATTACAATTTATATGTTGCATATTTTCCTTGTTGTATTACAGAGTTCACAGCTGGCGGAGGAGAACATGCAACTCAGGAACCAGGTATAGACATTAATTGTTTACATTTGTTTGTTGAGACTTGAGACCAGTCCATCTGAACACActcgtttttttttgtacTGAATACAGGTATCCCAGATATCACCAGCTGAGAAGCAAGTTGCTGATactgaaaattttgttactgAAGAAGGACAGTCTTCTGAATCTGTGATGACTGCATTACATTCTGGAAGTTCACAGTCACAGGATAATGATGATGGCTCGGATGTATCACTGAAACTAGGGTGAGTTTCTGAGGATTGCAAGTCTTCAGGAATATTAATCATTATTGTTACTTTAATGGATTATAATTCTGTGATTGATGACTTTAGCACCTAGTTGGATTAGCATATTATCAACATGCAatataatctattatatgaatatttTGGATACATAGATGGGAATAATGCCTCTTTTGTTTTTCGGCATATGTTTTGAGGCTGAGGTATGGCGTTGTGCTGAtagttattttcttataaatcCAGACATGTATAAACTTGAAATACACACCTGTGCAATGTTTTTTCCCCTTAAACTAAACTTCTTTCATTCCGCGTGTCCTGAATCCTGATACATGCAAACGTAGTCAATGCTCTTAACTTTTTTAGAGAGTTAGAATTTGAATTCTTGCCTGGGTAGTATACTGAATTACGTATgattcttataatataatataagtatatataatgaCCGAATCTACATATTTGCAAgagttttgttcatttttgtttGACTGAAGTTTTTCTTCCAACTCTACAACTTGCAGGCTGCCTTGTGGTGCTGGTGCATGGAAGTAActgcccaaaaaaaaacacctttgCAGATCTGGTTGGAGTTGCAGCATCCAGTGGAGAAGTGCGTGTGTTATTTGCGAAAACCCAGACTGCAATAATCTTGCGTTGGAAGCGAGATCAGTTAACCTGATTTATCATCCTTGTGGCTGCATGATGCGATGTTCCGCTAGCTTATACTGTTCGCTAGGATCTTAACTAAACTGTGAGCTCTATTTGCCGTTTAATTACCCCATCGCTCTTGGCACTGCTTATGCGATCTATACACTGTTGATATCTTAGTTATGATCTGTGTCTTTTGCAGCGTTCCAAGTATGATCTACATGATACTTAGGTTGCTACCTTTAATCCTTGagtaatatgtatttttataattgtcGCTGTCGTATATTTCAGCGCTCAGCTAgcagtcgccggtcggtgtagTAATTTCTTCTTTGCCCTGTTCACGCTATAACTCGGGCTGCACGGCTGCCCTGCAACTCGTTACTTGAGGGATATGCTCTGCATGGAAAGACACCATTCAGATACGCGCTACAGCATTGAATTTCGCTAGGGATAGAAAGCGATACTGGTGCTACAGTACATGGCGCAGCAGAAAAAACGACATCTATAGTGGTGTTCGACTGATCCTGGCTCTTTCCATTTGCGCGAATGTACTTTGCTTTTGTATTAATTGCCAAATTTATTCATCAATTAGAGGAGTAAGCCGCATTTGGTTCAATATAGCTTTCCCATACTATCATCGGTGTAGTAAATAGGTCTAATTTGTACTACATACTATTGCATATTAAAAATGCACTGTCATGTCCTAATCTAATACTATATTGtctcataaatatttatagattattttgcaCGTGATTGCTTAGCAGATATTAATGTTGAGAAGAAAtgactataatatttttttaataaataaatggatGGGGGAGAATATAGTTGAGGATAAAATGGAggaattttgaatgaaaagtAGTTTGAAACATGTATATTGTGAATATTGCTAGAAAGCTTATTATCctcatccttttctttttgcatatgcttataagtcaaaatttaaatttctaatcttaaatttggagttgatttggtttgtttAACGTAGTTTATTTCCTaacctttgtttttagatcgctaaaaataaatatataaaaaaatattcataaattattttttatttgtaagtatgttgtttgacttttcctTGAATTTATATTCAAGATTAAATCATACAAATGCTTACATCTTGGAATGAAGGGAGAATAGCGTACAAAATGTTGCAACACAAAGggttttggaggaattttacagGGCTCAAATCCTAGAAAAACACTGCAAAATCttatgaaaattaattagattgtCTCAAATTATTGAgattttagagtatttttaatatgaaatttaatCTTGAGAAAAAAAGTTTCGATGTTTCGATTATTATTGATAATTGTGTAATATTAACCAACGATACTAGAGAGGTCTAAACAAACTAGATAGAGTTTCGCGCCTTCGCTCTATTTCTAtctttgatataaaatttttcttaaattaataatacaaCGTATAATAATTAGATATATACGGATAACTATCGTCTCGGCGTCGTAGATGCCAGTTAGACAACCATGCGCCGGCCCCTCGGTTGTCCCCCTCCCTCCTTGTTTGAATCAAGCGATCAACTACCACACCTCGCCCCACAGTACGTACACACAGGCCGACAGGCGCCGCAACGACACACAGTCCACAAGGCCACGCCTctctcgccctcgccctcctcctctcctctcgccgtgacccgccgcctcgcgacgccgccacctcgAGAAGCGCGCCGGGCCGCGCCACTCCGCTAGGGTTTGCGCCCAGTCTCCTCCGCCCCCGCTTACCGCAGCAGCgatggagggcggcggcggtgtcggcgagggcgagggcagcaccgcggcggcggcggagatggtgGTGAGGAACCCGAGGTGCTACCTCGACGTGAGCATCGGCGGGGACATGGAGGGACGGATCGTGGTGGAGCTCTACGCCTCTGTGGCGCCGCGCACGGCGGAGAACTTCCGCGCGCTCTGCACCGGCGAGAAGGGCGCCAGCGTCGCCACCGGCACTCCGCTTCACTACAAGGTTTGTGGCTTTGCTCTGGTTGGTTGGCGGTCCGTTTGCTTACTGGCAGTTTTCCTAGTTGCGGAGTCGACAAATGGGGGAGGCTGGGGGGAGTGTTTTAAGCATCCGAGTTGGGGATTGCGTTGTTTTGCAGATTAATTGGATTATGTATGCATGCTAGTGCGATTTCGAGCTCTGACGATTAGGATTTGGTTCTGCGCTCAGAGAGGTTCGCATGATTCTGGAACTATGGAGTTTGATAGTTTTTACTGTTCAGTGCAACTGTAATTTTATCTTTGTTACTTGCGCAATCCCCGCACCGGAATATTGACCTCACGAATTCCCGCACCGGAATATTGACCCCACGTTGATCATTGGCACAACCACAGTTCATTTGCTGCTGAGCAAATTGATCCCTAATCAAATCGGTTTCCATGTTCCCATTTGGTCTATGGAAGTAGTATTTTCAGGTGACTGTACGTTTCAATTGGCCATTTCagcttttgttttgatttgtcCCTTCTGCAACAACCCCATTCCAAGTCCTTGCCGGCCTTTTGCTTTGATTCGATAAGTTTGCTTTTACTGTCATTGTTACGTTGTGCGTGCCTATTGTTAGTTCTCATATTTGGCGCTAGTACTTTGTAACTTTCCAGTTAATGTTGCTGCTTTtaaaccatatatatgttttagctCTGCTTTAGGAGTAGCAAGTAGCAATATGCTTCATGTGCCACTGCCTACCTCTGGTCCCCTTACCCGAATCATTGGCCTATTGCTTCCTTTAGTTTTGACTTCATCTTACTGCTCACTTGCATGGTGGTCTACTTACTTTCTTATCTAGTCTTGTGATGTTCCTGCCGAAACATAAAGCCCCTCGTGCATTTACTATGTGTGTATTTGTTGTCGACAATTTTACAGTGCACTATGTATTCTTGAAATATTTAAGCAGAGCACTACATGTTTAGCCTGCATTGCACACCTGTGATCACGCACAagacttaaaattatttttataattttgatcaTATGGCAGGACTCAGAAAGTTGGGCATGATAAGCTTGCTTTCTCATAGTTTTGTCTTGATACCATTCTGTTTGTAGATTAGCCTTGAAGCAGTATCTGTCTGCACTAGGTGGACCAAGGTTTGTGGTGTCTTTTATTTGGGAAGTAACCCAAGAACAAACTAAATGGCTGCAAGAGAATCTTATGCGCATCTGGTTCAATATGGTGAGCATGTTTAAGTGAAGCTTGATAATTAAAAGCTTAGGTCCTTTAGTCATCAGTTGGAATGATGATGGCAGGGAAACACATAGTGAAGTAATAGTGGCAAGTCCTTCCACTTGACTGTTGGGGTGCGACAGGGATCCAACTGAGTAAACTGTGGTTctctactttattttttagtggtGGGGACTCTAGATGTTGGCTATCATTCCACTTACTGTTGTAGCTATGATGCTAACTGGACAGAGATCATCATGTTAAGCTACAAAGATTATAACAGCCATCCATAATTTGCTACATAAATAAGAATAGGGGTTTCTTTAGCTTCGAAAAAGGTTTTACTGATTGCTTCAACccttctttaattttttgttgcttCTACTCCTCCAGGGCTCATGTATTCACCGGATCGTCAAAGGTTTTATGGTGCAAGGAGGGGATATTACTGCTGGTGATGGAACAGGGGGAGAGTCAATATATGGACCGAATTTTGgggatgaaaattttgttctgAAGCATGAGAGGAAAGGGATGTTATCAATGGCTAATGCTGGTCCCAACACAAATGGTTCTCAGTTTTTCATCACTACAACCCGGACACCGCACCTTGATGGGAAACATGTTGTTTTTGGAAGGGTCATAAAAGGAATGGGGGTGGTTCGCTCAATGGAGCATGTTTCTGTTGGAGAAGCCGATTGTCCAACTACTGATATTGTCATTGTTGATTGTGGAGAACTACCAGAAGGTGGCAGTGATGGAGTTGTAaactttttcaaggatggtgaCTTGTATCCTGATTGGCCAAATGATCTTGATGAAAAGCCTACAGACATTTCTTGGTGGATGAATGCTGTTGACTCTGCAAAATCTtttggaaatgaaaatttcaaGGTTCATTCTGCTTTATGGCATGCACTTTCTGTAGCATACTTGGCAATTTAACTTTATGTCAGATAAGGAAGTTCTCACTATGCCATTATGTCTTGCATTGTTAGAATGTTATCTGCATCATCCTATGTTATATAGTACCTGATGATGCTCCTGTCTGGAGCTTTTAACTGAAGTTTCTTCCCTTTGCAGAAAAAGGATTTCAAGGCAGCCCTCAAGAAGTACAGAAAAGCCATGAGGTACTTAGATCTTTGCTgggagaaagaagagataGATGAAggtgttctttctttttctcgcAGTCTTCAGTTTTGTTAAGTTTACCATTTGTCACTTAGAGACTAAAGCACATCTTACTAGCTGATTCTAACAACTTATTGGCATGCAGAGAAGAGCTCAGCACTACGGAAGACAAAGTCAATTATACTCACAAATAGTTCTGTAAGTTTCACAACTAGCTACTCGTTGCATGACAAATCATCAATCAAAAGTTTTGTCCCTTTCTCTGGTAAACATGAGAAATTATATTGGTATGCCATTATTCATTAGTCTTATCTGAATCACATGTAATGTTCTATTACACTTTCTGTAAACTTCAGTCTCTGTTGTAATATTGAATCCACTTGTGATTTATTCAGGCTTGCAAGCTGAAGCTGGGAGACTTGAAGGGTGCTTTATTAGATGCAGACTTTGCATTGCGCGAAGCGGAGGGGAACCCAAAAGCTTTTTTCCGTCAAGGACAGGTTAGTGCTACACTGTTACTGTTGGGTGTCATATTACCTGAGATAGCAAGATCTTAATATGTGGAGTTGTTGAGCATGAGGGTGTCCCAAAAAGCCGCGTTGGCATAATATTGTGTGCATTAGCAATGCAAGACAACAATGTACAACATATAATCTTGTTACTCTTCATACAATATTATCTGCAATTCTTGTTCTGTTGTTGCTGGGAGGATTGGTTAGTGCCTTCATAATGAGTTTAACATGAAGCTGGGTTTTGCAGGCACGCATGGCACTCAATGATATTGACGCTGCAGTTGAGAGCTTCAAGCATGCTCTGCAGTTGGAGCCAACCGATGGTTTATCCCTTTGCCCACTACTCAATTGGCTCTTGGCTGTTAATTTATCTTCATTTACAGATCAGatattttatgtttacaaTTGTTAGGAGGAATTAAGCGGGAGCTAGCTGCTGTAAAAAAGAAGGTTAGTGCACTGAGTTCATTAAACTTTGGCCTAACGGATGTTCATAGAATATGTTATTGATTTGTCACCGGCAACTATCGCAGATTGCTGACAGACGGAATCAGGAGCGGAAAGCATTTTCGAGGATGTTCCAGCCTTCGGGAGGTTCAGAGAAGATCGATGAGGTACTCCTCTGATACTGCATTCCTATTCGAAACCTTTTGTCTGGGCCGTTGCCCGTTGGGCATGATATCAGTAGAGAATGTGAAGGTGAATCCCGTTTTCTTCCTGCCCAACGTCAAGCCATGAtcatttgtgttttttttttctgcaggaGAATATCTGATCCCCTAGGTTCAAGTTTTCATCGTTCTCTCTGTCATTACATACGGGTGCTgtctggtgaaaaaaaatcaggttgCTCTTACAGCCTATTGGCACACAGCCGCTTCAAAGTTTTCCAATAAACTCTGAATCTTTGTGTGCTTGCAGGTGATAGGTGAGGGAGTTTTTGCACAAGAGGAATAACTCTTATGGTTGAAAATACTTTTGGACACCAAGGCCTTATGTTTTTCAGTATAGAATTTGACACAATGCTATCTTACAAGATGTCTGGCGGATTGAATTGTCACTCTTTTGGAAGGACTTTTGATTGACCGATCTTGTAACGAAACATTGTTGGCAAGTGTTCTTGCATGTGTTTCGCTTTATTTTGCCTCTGTGCTCGTGTTATGGGTAGACCACTAGACCCTATTAGTGATATTCCGCGTCACTGCCTCCGAGTTTCGCCGATCACAATAATAACGAAAATAATGATGTGTCCGAATATACTCGTCCCGTACTCCCGTGTGAAGTGCTCAGACgccttcaaaaaaaattaccacaTCGGGTTGCTGGATTGTTCCACCGGTCCATAGCTGATGGCCTGATATTCAGTTTGCCGGAGCAGCAAGTCGCAGTTGAAAATTTTCCACAAAATTGAGGCCACGCAAAAGCACGGTAGTCAAAATCCTATCAAGCCAAACACATCCCATGTAATTCCCACAAAACAGTAGACGAATTCTGCTTTACACAGTAGACGAATTCTGCTGTCTATGAATTGTAGTTGTCCACGCCCAGATCCCTCAAGGCAGATGTGGCAGCATCTTTGCAGCTTGCATGCATCACCTTGGCCTTCCTAATAAGCTTCTCCACACCATTATTAAGCAAGATCGTCCTACAGTGGAAGCACATAGGTCAACATTCTGAAACTACAAGTGTTCGTATCATACTGTCGATGCCTGTAAAACTAGAGTAACTAGTGCAGACAGTTTAATGGTATTGTAACAAGTTCCATCACTTCATTTCTCTTTAAGCAGGTTAATTCTGAACAGATATATTCGGGAGACCATAGTGCTTGTGGATTTTACAGCATACCGGTTTTCAGGGTTCCTGACGACAAGATTACGGATCATAAGACAGGCTTGCTTCTGAGTCTGGGCAGAGGAGGGGAACTTCTGCATTGCCCGTATAGCCAGAGTACCGTACCCTGCTCCCATTGCTCGAGCAGCATTTTCTGGTGACCGCAATGCAAGGATAGTCACCATAGACATTACCTGCAAACTCATTTAGCTTAGAACATGACATAGAATAGCTCACATTGATGCTTCAGTATTTCTCATTTATATGTAGTACGTCAGTACCTCTTGTATTACTGGCGGGTCTTCAGAAAATCTGGATGTCAACTTCAAGAACCTATCAAAACCACCTCGTTCAATGATGGTAGTCTTGTTTGCATCACTTCCAGCCAGCTTCAAGCAGAAAGAATGGTCTGTGAGTATGATTTCATCAATGTAGGATTTTCTCTGTTACAGGATTGATGCATTCGTGTACCAACTACAGACCTTGGACAACAGGGAGCAGCAAGATCTTGCTATAACTTTGTTCTTTTGCTCACTAGCCTCATCAATACATTGAAGAAGCACATCAATCCCACCATTTTCAGATATGGACCTGCATATTTCATCCTGAGGTAACACAAGAGTTAAGATAGTGAAGATATCCTGACTTACTGGGGCAGTTCATAAGACACGTGTAGCTTACAAGCTTGCTTTTGGTTTATGACAACAGTTCCACCAGGTAAAGAAATTTCGATACAAGAACAGGGGTCAGAAGCATGAGAACAATGGAAAGTGAGACGATGGTGGGAAGTTGATTATAACGGGCACCATACTTTATAGGGGCAATTGCAAACTTGCCACTGGTTTGAATCGTTATTACAGAAAAAAGCCACTAAAATTGTCATTCTAGTGGCATCCttgcaatataaaaaaaaacagtgccAAATGTGTTGACTCATCGCAGATATCAACTCTATGCAATTGCTGCGATTCATATTCTTTTTGGCAGATAAATGACATTGAATTAATGAcataagaaatatctatagcAATTTAAAACAAACTTTTGAATTCCAGCAGAACCATAGTTTTCTCTTACATTGACAGCAATCGCCTTCAGAGCCGCACAAGCTGATGGTAAGCTGGAAGGAGCAACTTTCTCACGTAGTGCGTTGACAAGAACTACTGCAATCCCAGTTTCTGCAAATCTCCGAGAGTATCCATATACCTGAGTTACAAATATGCATCAGTTTCATCTCCTCAAGTCCAATCCAAACTCCATTCACTTGAAAAGTTTCAAATGACCAGATTGTCAATTATTATCACAAAGGTTCTCTGGATATTCCACTACATGTGCATATTATATAACTCAAAATTATTGATTTAATTCattatccatatcttcatttcaAGAAAACTAACTTGCATGCAAAATCACAAAGATGACTCTTTGAAACACAACTCTAGCACATCCTGATGTTTATACTACCAAAAGCAATAGGTTACGGAAAGATGACTATTAAGTTCCATAATGAAGTGCAGAGTGTAAAATCGAATAAAGCTTCACAAAATTACACAAGCATATAGGACATACTTGAGAAGCCACCACTCGATTGTCATCAGGTGTCAATAGAACACGTATAGCATCATATAAGCTTTGCACATTGCTATTTGATTCCTCCCTCATAGCTTGCAAAATGAGTTCATCAACGTTCAGGTCCATAAAGCACTCTTTAACAACTTCATTGCCCGCAGATGCTGCAGCCACAACCCTAAAGCCACTTTCCAGTATATCTGAACTTCTGGATCCTCCTTTCAAAATATCCATGACAACTTGGGGCCCTTCACTTTGTCTGAACTTTTCAGTGCTTCCAACATCTACAAATTGAATTGCTACTCAAAATGACAGGGACAGAGCAGAAATTGCTTCAGCTTATCTTACCGATAATAATATGACAATGAATTGAATAACTCCGACCAAAGAGAAAATAACATATACAAAAGACGTTGTAGTTGAAATGCGAAGGACATCGAAGTACAGCACCTTTGACAAATATTTTCTGTATGTGCAAATCACAGATCAAGGAATGGAACCAATTTATTCTTATTGTGACTCAATGCCATTTGAACCTAGTGAATGATGAATCTAACTCAACTGTATGATTGTATGAGTTTCGCGAAAAATGCCACACAACTGATTTCTCACTACAACCCAAGTACCCAACATTCCAAAACATTCGCATGCTTGCATGTTTAAGAAATTTATGTTAGTTAACAAAATTCTACTGCCAACCAAAAACGTAAGGTTACAGCAGTAAGAAACTAATAACAATTTAACTAAAACACATCCTCATATCTACTAAATGAGAACATCCACGTACCCCGGAGCAAGGAGCTTAGCGCCTTGAAGCCCGAGGCAAGCAGTCTCTCCTGCTTAACCCCAGCCGACGCGCACAGGGCGACGAGCGCCTCCACGGCGCCATTCCGAACAGCGACCGCCGCATTCTCCAACCCCTCGCCGGAGCAGAGCTCGCGCAGCTCATCGAGCAAAGAGGCCAACATGTCGATACCCTCCTCGGACCTGCCACTGGCACTATCATTCGCAGCGGCGGAGGCCTTCAGCTCGTCCAGCACCCGCATCACCGGactcacctccgcctcggcggccTCTCCGGGCACTCGTTTTATGATCCCTAGTTAGGAGGGCAGCGGGAGACTCGATCACGCGAGGTTATGAGAAGATCGGAGGGGTGTGGATCTGAAGGGGGTCGGAGCGGAGAGTTCGTGGGTACCGGAGAGGTCGGCGCCCTGGAGGGTGAGGGCatcgacggcgtcggcgagggcctcGTCGGGGTCCATCCCGAGGTCCTCCA is part of the Oryza brachyantha chromosome 2, ObraRS2, whole genome shotgun sequence genome and encodes:
- the LOC102710765 gene encoding MADS-box transcription factor 22, whose translation is MARERREIKRIESAAARQVTFSKRRRGLFKKAEELSVLCDADVALIVFSSTGKLSHFSSSSMNEVIDKYNTHSNNLGKAEQPSLDLNLEHSKYANLNEQLAEASLRLRQMRGEELDGLSIDELQQLEKNLEAGLHRVMLTKDQQFMAQISELQRKSSQLAEENMQLRNQVSQISPAEKQVADTENFVTEEGQSSESVMTALHSGSSQSQDNDDGSDVSLKLGLPCGAGAWK
- the LOC102717591 gene encoding peptidyl-prolyl cis-trans isomerase CYP40-like is translated as MEGGGGVGEGEGSTAAAAEMVVRNPRCYLDVSIGGDMEGRIVVELYASVAPRTAENFRALCTGEKGASVATGTPLHYKGSCIHRIVKGFMVQGGDITAGDGTGGESIYGPNFGDENFVLKHERKGMLSMANAGPNTNGSQFFITTTRTPHLDGKHVVFGRVIKGMGVVRSMEHVSVGEADCPTTDIVIVDCGELPEGGSDGVVNFFKDGDLYPDWPNDLDEKPTDISWWMNAVDSAKSFGNENFKKKDFKAALKKYRKAMRYLDLCWEKEEIDEEKSSALRKTKSIILTNSSACKLKLGDLKGALLDADFALREAEGNPKAFFRQGQARMALNDIDAAVESFKHALQLEPTDGGIKRELAAVKKKIADRRNQERKAFSRMFQPSGGSEKIDEENI
- the LOC102717869 gene encoding armadillo repeat-containing protein 6 isoform X1, translating into MAIAISQDAFDAMVRENMEDLGMDPDEALADAVDALTLQGADLSGIIKRVPGEAAEAEVSPVMRVLDELKASAAANDSASGRSEEGIDMLASLLDELRELCSGEGLENAAVAVRNGAVEALVALCASAGVKQERLLASGFKALSSLLRAIQFVDVGSTEKFRQSEGPQVVMDILKGGSRSSDILESGFRVVAAASAGNEVVKECFMDLNVDELILQAMREESNSNVQSLYDAIRVLLTPDDNRVVASQVYGYSRRFAETGIAVVLVNALREKVAPSSLPSACAALKAIAVNDEICRSISENGGIDVLLQCIDEASEQKNKVIARSCCSLLSKLAGSDANKTTIIERGGFDRFLKLTSRFSEDPPVIQEVMSMVTILALRSPENAARAMGAGYGTLAIRAMQKFPSSAQTQKQACLMIRNLVVRNPENRTILLNNGVEKLIRKAKVMHASCKDAATSALRDLGVDNYNS
- the LOC102717869 gene encoding armadillo repeat-containing protein 6 isoform X2 gives rise to the protein MAIAISQDAFDAMVRENMEDLGMDPDEALADAVDALTLQGADLSGIIKRVPGEAAEAEVSPVMRVLDELKASAAANDSASGRSEEGIDMLASLLDELRELCSGEGLENAAVAVRNGAVEALVALCASAGVKQERLLASGFKALSSLLRDVGSTEKFRQSEGPQVVMDILKGGSRSSDILESGFRVVAAASAGNEVVKECFMDLNVDELILQAMREESNSNVQSLYDAIRVLLTPDDNRVVASQVYGYSRRFAETGIAVVLVNALREKVAPSSLPSACAALKAIAVNDEICRSISENGGIDVLLQCIDEASEQKNKVIARSCCSLLSKLAGSDANKTTIIERGGFDRFLKLTSRFSEDPPVIQEVMSMVTILALRSPENAARAMGAGYGTLAIRAMQKFPSSAQTQKQACLMIRNLVVRNPENRTILLNNGVEKLIRKAKVMHASCKDAATSALRDLGVDNYNS